The sequence GAGCGGCACGGAAGGAAAATCCCTCCGCGCCGCTCTTTGGTGTGCCCAACTCTTCTGCGCCTGCGACTAGCCTACAGCCTCGCTGCGCACCCGGCCTCTACCAGCCCGGAGGGTAGGAGTTCGCGTTCGCCCAGGGCAGATAGGTGTCCATGGTCGCCTTGTCTACAGCGTACGCCTTGCTGGACTTCATCCACTTCACGTGCCCATCCACGAAGGCAATGTTGCGGCCCTCATTGTGGGGCTCGGTGGCGTCCGAGGTGTACCCCGCGCCGCATCCCACCGGGTTCCGCTTCCAGGGCCGCCACGGATTGCCGCCATCCGCCGCCCAGAACAGTTCCGCGGGCTTTTGAACCTTGGACATCTCTGTGCCGCGGCCATTGCCCAGACCCCGGCAGTTCCAGCCATAGCTGCTGTTGAGGTTCATTGCATTGGCCCATGAGGACCAATAGGAGCAGGTGGTGCGTCCCGTGAAAATCTTGCTGGGGCAGATGAACAACTGATTATTCTTCACGTACGGGAAGATCACGTGCTCCGGCCACGACCCTCCCGGAGCGTTGCAGCTCGCGCCCTGATTCCAACCCACGTAGATCTCGTCATTGTCCTGACCGTACATCAGCGCCCCCAGAGCGATCTGCTTCAGGTTGCTTGAACAGCTTGCCATCCGAGCTTTTTCCCTGGCCCGCGCGAACACGGGGAACAGAATGGCGGCCAGGATCGCGATGATCGCGATAACCACGAGCAGCTCAATCAGTGTGAACCCCTTGCACCTCATCCTGACACCTCCAAGGATATGTGATATGATTTTGTTCGCGTTGTATTGAGAAAATCCTTTGTGTCCAAGAAACCTATTTTGAGGCCGGCCTACGCGAAAATTGGTGCCCCGCGCTGAAGCACGGGGCTATAGGCCTGCGGCCGGGCGTCCTGAGGACGGGCTTTCCCGTCCCGCGCAGACGCCCCGCGCTGAAGCACGGGGCTGGGGGCCTTCGGCCGGGCGTCCTGACGGACGCGAAGGCCGAGGAGATTGCTTCGTCTCCAATAACGACCGTCGAAACGACCGCCGACCGGGACGGTCGGCCTACGCGATTGATGGGGGCGGTCAACGCCGTTTGTCGTTGCCGTCCAGCCCCGCAGGGGCGGAAGCCTCTTGCCACCAGCGTAAGCTGGTGGAATCAGGGCCCCCCTCCAGATTATAAGAGCCCCCGAAGGGGGCGGCAGACGCCCCGGGTTGGCGCGCCCCGGGTTGTGCCCCGGGGTGAAACCCGGGGCTGGGGGCCTGCGGCCGGGCGTCCAGAAGGCTGATGGCCCTTCTGGACGACAAACGGTGGTGGACGCAAGGCCCTTCACCCAAAAGAAATAACCATGGAACAAGTGACCCCAGGGGCACTAATCCCATGGTTATATATTCCGGGCGCGAACCTCAAATCCCCCGCCAAAACTACCGCTTCGGCTTGCCGTCCGGCCCCAACGCCTTGGCCGCCTCCGCCTCGTGCGCCGCCAGTTCCTCCTTGGTCACCTGCCCTTTCTGATCGAGCAGATGATAGACAATGTCCTTGATGTCGTGCATGTCATAGTTCGTCTGGCCGATGGGACCGTCCAGCAAAATCGCACCCTTCAGGCCACGGTCGGGAAGTATGAACTTGCTCTTGCCATTGATGGTGATCCCGCTCTTGCAGCCAATTTTCGCCTTCTGAGCTTCCTTCAGCGTGTCCTCTTCCAGCAGGTCCTCAAACTTCACATAAACCCGGTCGCCCAGCTCTTTGGCAAGCTCTTTCATGGCGCCCAGGGTCGTGGTGTCGCAGGTGTTGTCCGAGGTGACGTAGACGTTGATCTTTACGGCCGCATTCGGTGACCCCATGGGCTTGGGCAATTCCACCGGCTCCCCCTTGCTGTGCTCCTGACTCTCCGCCTTCTGGGGCTTGGCCGGTTCTTCCGTTTTCTTCTTCGGCGCGAGATCCTCCAGATCGCTGTTGGTGACCTTGTGGCTGAGGGCCACCACGATCAGCAGGCCGAGGACAATGGCGCCGATCTTCAAAGACCGGGTGTTCACCGCGGGCACGCTCCATGAGTGAGAGACTGCATCTTTGTTGGGACGAAGAGTATAACGCTTTGGGACAGGGCGCAAGGTTCCGAGGGGCTTCCGCGTCCGGCAGGACGCCCGGCCGCAGGCCTATAGCCCCGTGCTTTAGCGCGGGGCGTCAATTCGGGGCACCGACTCAACCCGGGGCACCTGCCGCCCCCTTCGGGGGCTCTTATAATCTTGAGGAGGGGCCTGATTCCACCAGCTGACGCTGGTGGCAAGAGGCTGACGCCCCTTCGGGGCTGGACGGCAACGGCTTGTCGCGATGCTCGACCTATGCGCTCTGGTCGGCAATCTCCTCGGCCTTCGCGTCCGGCAGGACGCCCGGCCGCAGGCCCCTAGCCCCGTGCTTCAGCGCGGGGCACCTGCCGCCCCCTTCGGGGGCTCTTATAATCTTGAGGAGGGGCCTGATTCCACCAGCTGACGCTGGTGGCAAAGGGCTTCCGCCCCTGCGGGGCTGGACGGCAACGGCTTGTCGCGATGCTCGACCGACGCGCTCTGGTCGGCAATCTCCTCGGCCTTCGCGTCCCTCAGGACGCCCGGCCGCAGGCCCCTAGCCCCGTGCTTCAGCGCGGGGCATCAACCCGGGTTTCAACCCGGGGCACCAACCCGGGGCGTCAATCTTCGCGTCCGGCAGGACGCCCGGCCGCAGGCCCCTAGCCCCGTGCTTCAGCGCGGGGCACCAATTCGGGGCGTCAATCTTCGCGTCCCTCAGGACGCCCGGCCGCAGGCCCCTAGCCCCGTGCTTCAGCGCGGGGCATCAACCCGGGTTTCAACCCGGGGCACCAACCCGGGGCGTCAATCTTCGCGTCCGGCAGGACGCCCGGCCGCAGGCCCACAGCCCCGTGCTTCAGCGCGGGGCGTCTACGGGGGGCGTCAATCTTCGCGTCCCTCAGGACGCCCGGCCGAAGGCCCCCAGCCCCGGGTTTCAACCCGGGGCACCGATCCGGGGCGTCTACGGGGGGCATCAACCCGGCCGCCAAACCCCTCACCCTCACCCCTTCCGCCGATAAGGGACATGCAATAAAGCCGCCGCCTTGCGCTTGGCCTCCTCGCCCCGGCGGTCATAGCGCGCCGTGGTCTGAACATTGGCATGACCTGCGAGTTTCGCCACCGTGCTGATATCCGCCCCGGCATCCAGCAGGTCTGACACGAAACTGCGTCGCAGATCGTGGGGGCTGACTTGCTCCACTACCGCCTGCCCCGCACGCTTGCGCAGGATCCCGTACACCGCCTGATCCGTCATGCGCCGCCATTGCAGAGCCCCGCCCTTGTTGATCGGCACCATGAGCGGGCCCGGCTCATCTCCCCGCACAAGCAGCCAGTCTTCCAGAGCATCCCGCGCGCCATTGTCCACGTAGACCAACCGCTCCTTGGAGCCCTTCCCGCGCACTCGAAGCTCCCCGGTAGAGGCGTCATAATCGGCGCGGTCAAGGCCCACGATCTCCGACCGGCGCATACCCCCGGCGGCATACATGAGCCCGATAATCGCCGCGTCCCGCACCCCCGCAGGGCCGGCATCCCGCGCGCACACATCCAGCAAGGCTACCAGCTCCCCGGGGGCCACATGCCGCCCGGCCGGGAGCCGATCGCCTTTCACAGTGGGCACATTGCGCAGGCGCTGGTACTCCTCGGCGGTGATCAGCTCCAGGTTGAAGGCGGCTTTCGCCACCCCGCGCAATGCGGACAGGGCGAGGTTCACCGTGGCCGGCGCCTGGCCGATGTCCACGAGTTTCGCGCGGATCGCAGCCACATGCTGATACCGCAGCAGGTGCCAGGGGAGGGCATCGAAACGCTCATGCCCGAGCAGGTTTGCGATGAGTTTGAGGCGTCCTTCCACGGCGCGCCTTCCGGAGGGCGCGAGTGCGGCGAGATAGACAAGGGCGGGATTGCGATCGGGCGGGAATTGCGTGGGGATGAGGAGTTCGGCGGAATTGGATGGGAGGATGGCGAGATCGGTGTTTTCCAGGGTCTGCATCTCCTTTCTCACGAACTATTTCGCCCATTATCATAAACTATTTTTGCCCGGAAAACGATGCCCCACACGGGGTCTTCACCGGCGCAGAACCCCCGATTCCGGGCGCACCCTTACCCCCGCCCGCTCCATAAAACGCGCTCACAGGGCGATCTGGACGCTCGCCCCACGCGTCCGGCAGGACGCCCGGCCGAAGGCCCCTAGCCCCGGGTTTCAACCCGGGGCATCAACCCGGGGCGCCAACCCGGGGCACCTGACGCCCCCTTCGGGGGCTCTTATAATCTCGAAGGAGGGGCCCTGTTTCCACCAGCTTACGCTGGTGGCAAGAGGCTGACGCCCCTTCGGGGCTGGACGGCAACGGCAAACGGCATTGGACGGCAAACGGCAAACGGCGTCGACCGTCCCCATCAATCGCATAGGCCGACCGTCCCGGCCGGCAATCTCCTCAGCCTTTGCGTCCCTCAGGACGCTCGGCCGCAGGCCCCTAGCCCCGTGCTTCAGCGCGGGGCACCAATTCGGGGCATCACCCCGGCGCATTGACTACTTCAACGG is a genomic window of Armatimonadota bacterium containing:
- a CDS encoding DUF1559 domain-containing protein — protein: MRCKGFTLIELLVVIAIIAILAAILFPVFARAREKARMASCSSNLKQIALGALMYGQDNDEIYVGWNQGASCNAPGGSWPEHVIFPYVKNNQLFICPSKIFTGRTTCSYWSSWANAMNLNSSYGWNCRGLGNGRGTEMSKVQKPAELFWAADGGNPWRPWKRNPVGCGAGYTSDATEPHNEGRNIAFVDGHVKWMKSSKAYAVDKATMDTYLPWANANSYPPGW
- a CDS encoding tyrosine-type recombinase/integrase; this translates as MQTLENTDLAILPSNSAELLIPTQFPPDRNPALVYLAALAPSGRRAVEGRLKLIANLLGHERFDALPWHLLRYQHVAAIRAKLVDIGQAPATVNLALSALRGVAKAAFNLELITAEEYQRLRNVPTVKGDRLPAGRHVAPGELVALLDVCARDAGPAGVRDAAIIGLMYAAGGMRRSEIVGLDRADYDASTGELRVRGKGSKERLVYVDNGARDALEDWLLVRGDEPGPLMVPINKGGALQWRRMTDQAVYGILRKRAGQAVVEQVSPHDLRRSFVSDLLDAGADISTVAKLAGHANVQTTARYDRRGEEAKRKAAALLHVPYRRKG